Proteins from a single region of Corvus moneduloides isolate bCorMon1 chromosome 19, bCorMon1.pri, whole genome shotgun sequence:
- the LOC116453718 gene encoding LOW QUALITY PROTEIN: E3 ubiquitin-protein ligase RNF113A-like (The sequence of the model RefSeq protein was modified relative to this genomic sequence to represent the inferred CDS: inserted 2 bases in 2 codons), producing the protein GGEGRRRRKEELRGKEDDKISRGSNSCQQRVKPKDTRMGNASAGXRTGPIRAPEHSRVHWDTRLQTCKDHNESGFCAFGXSCEFPHERWDCKHGWQIPWEPHQGRDGANDDGNDEVSSQEGDLPFKCFICRGSFKNLMVTKCWRCFCESCALQRRRKSQRCRICDKQTNLCSFNPAKELMAKLEKHEEEEGEEQQSEEEEEQQSEHGEDPQQRSAGLYVTEHSFCERKKIN; encoded by the exons ggaggagaaggaaggaggagaaggaaggaggagctgagaggaaaggaagatgaTAAAATTTCCCGTGGCAGTAACAGCTGCCAGCAGCGTGTGAAGCCCAAGGACACACGGATGGGAAACGCCTCTGCAG ACAGGACAGGGCCCATCCGTGCTCCGGAGCACTCACGGGTGCACTGGGACACCCGGCTCCAGACCTGCAAGGACCACAATGAGAGCGGGTTCTGTGCCTTCG GCAGCTGCGAATTCCCGCACGAGCGCTGGGACTGCAAACACGGCTGGCAGATCCCATGGGAGCCGCACCAGGGCCGCGACGGCGCCAACGACGATGGAAACGACGAGGTGAGCAGCCAGGAGGGGGACCTGCCCTTCAAATGCTTCATCTGCAGGGGTTCCTTCAAGAACCTCATGGTCACCAAGTGTTGGCGCTGCTTCTGTGAGAGCTGTGCCCTCCAGCGCCGTCGCAAATCCCAGCGCTGCCGTATCTGCGACAAGCAAACCAACCTGTGTTCCTTCAACCCCGCCAAAGAGCTCATGGCAAAGTTGGAAAAACAcgaagaggaggaaggagaggagcagcagtcagaggaagaagaggagcagcagtCAGAGCACGGAGAGGATCCGCAGCAGCGGAGCGCTGGTTTGTATGTAACTGAACACAGCTTctgtgagaggaaaaaaataaattaa